The genomic DNA TAAAAGGGTACCTGTTACTAATACCGTTCCACCTTATCTCTGGATGAATTCAATGAATACCTCTAGAAGAACTCCTGCTTGCTAGGGTAGTTCTTAACTGCCACCTTGGCACAGCAGAAGAAAGCATAGAAGGTGAGAGCAAGCCCTTAAAATCTCTGAAATAAAAAGGGTGAGGGATATGGGGGAattggaggaggaagaaacagtaCTTGCTGCTAACTAAATGGTATTTCAGATGTGGAAGATATTTTACAAAGATCTTACTGTCTGTAGCAGGGccttttgccttttgaaattgGTGTTCCTTCCAAGCAAGTAACTTTTAAACATTAAAGAACCTATCTCCAATCTGCACAAATTTACAGCTTGATTCTGGAAAGCCATCTGTGCACACAGACACTAAGTCCTTCTGCACGGAGCCCTAGGGAAGGATAAATACCTATCCAGAGTAAATCACTAGGAGATGAATAAATGTTGCACTCCATGAGTGAATAGTGAGGCTTAGATAGTTAACCTTTGTAAAGTGTCTCAAGAGTCTCATATGAAATGCTACAGAAGGGTGcaatgtattattaattattattattattaattactaataTGTTATGCCTGTCAAATTAAGCTGTCCTTCTTTGGTGTATAGGGAAGCAGCCTGAatgcagcacacagcaacactacaatTCAACTGAGAAAATAAGGAATGCGTGATCCACCAGTCCATTGTCAGTGTACCTTGATGCTTGATTTAGccacctgttaaaaaaaaattaccataaaAACTAATTGTTCAGTGGCAAAATCTTATGTACACTTGGATAGGCTGTGTTTATGATTTTGGGAGAGACCTGACTTCATAAGCTGTCTGCCCTTTTTTCCTACAGGAGAAGGCATTGTTGAGCCTATTCCTCTGAACATTAAAACAGGTGTGTAATATTTACTTCTTTTAATTGTTGGATTTCATAGTCTCTCAGCTGCTCACAGCAGTGTTTTGAACTTAAACAGGCAGAGGTGGGCTTGGTCATGAAGAATTACAAAAGCGGAAAGCAGAAGAAAGGCTAGAAAACTACAGAAGAAAGATTCATATGAAAAAACAAGCAGATGAAGATGCTGCAGATCAGTTTAGGTAAAACGATTTATTTTCATGTGTCATTGTAAACATTTTCAGGTAATGTAAAAAAGGATCCAAGTTTCACGCTTATCTGAAAGTAGTACTAGCTGCCTCAGGTTTGACTATCATCAAAATGTCTTATCAATTCTGAATAACATTTGTGTGATGAGTGGGCCTTGGGGAGGTTAATTACcaaccatttaaaaagaaaatatgatttGACACATGAAAACCAAAATACATAAATTCCCTCTGCTGTGCCCCTTAATTACAATGGACATTAGCAATGTcaggtggggggcggggcagaaCAAATAATGTACCTATTGCCATTTGTTAGAAGGTGCAACTTAAACcagaaatctgtttttaaaactatttaaatgtaGCCTCCTCAAGGaagacacatacatacatataagTTTACAATGACGTTCTTAAGCTTCAGCATGGTCCTGTTTAGGATGGCCTTCTCTGATCCTGTCAGAGGACTGTACGCCTGTACAAAGGCATTACAAAGAGCTACAAATGTTGTGGGGAACTATGGTGTGTCTAAAATCTCAACTAGCTTTACATTACAATAAGTTCTTGCCTATTAATGTGTGAATTTTTTATCTGCCTGCTGATTGTAGCTAGCTACATTTTTATTGACAGAAAGAGATTCAAAAGCAAACACGAAGAACGTAAGCTAGAAGGGGACCTTAGAAAAAGCCAGAGGGCCTGTCAGCAATTAGACACACAAAAGGTAAGGCTAATACTCTGCTTTGGGGTGGAAGGATGGTTTATAGTGTAGGGCTGGCTACAAATTCTTCAGTCTTCATGTACAACAGTATTATTCACTTCTTAACAGTTTTGTATAATATTGGGTGTTATTGGACTAAAGTGGCAATGCTTGTCTCCCTGAGATGCTCTGTGTTACCCAGGGACCTtctgatgccaactggcagagggcacagggtgCATAAGGATTACAGGGCTCTCCTGGGTCTAGTATctacattctagttcaccaaaggATGTCATGTAAGGTCTGTACTGAAAGCCTATGGCACACTGGTCATCATGATCATTATGAAATGTATGTATGGATAATATGTAAGGAGttacacatttgtgtgtgtgtgtgtgtgtgtgtctatatatatacacCAAAAATGATGTTCTTACAGTTTCTGACTTGGAGCTGGTCACCAAAAGATGTTAAACTGGTTTCTTTCAAACAAGAAACTTTTCTGGCTGACAGGCTGTATGCAGACTGAGTGATGCATACTATCTACAATCTGAAAAAAATACTAATCAAGTGATTGCAAAGTCTTCAGGGGGAGATTGtagacaggaaaaaaacaaggTATAGAGATTACCCTTTTTACAAGTGAAGACAGTGGATTGGTGGAACTAATATCTGGGGGTGCAGAGGTCACCCAATTATCCTTCATTTAGGAAGTAAGTTGACCATGTGTTTGCCTTATGAAAAAAGGATCACAGCCAGGCTTTGCTGAAAAACACTGGAAAAACTTTGGGGTGAGCTAAACTTTAATTAAACAAGGGTGTGTCTTGTTAACTAAGTTTCGACTCTGGCacgtgttatgattttattttatatttaaccctttgtttccaatatttctgcatgctatcatttgaatctttgttaaataaacttatattttctctgtaaacaAATCTAAGTGTTGTATCTTAAGCGAAGCTGTGATCTACGTTGTAACTGGCAAGCAGGGGTAGACtttcctttgggagcagaggatctgggaatTCTGTGAATGTCCAGTGGAACAGATGCTGGACACACCAAGCGTATCCTCATAGGGCTTGGGGGTGgtgtgtgcctattgctaactTGCTAGTAGCCATCCTGGGGGAATGCTACGCTGCAAGAGCCTGCGTCCCATGGTCCAATAGAGCTCATATGGGACAGAAGTTACATCCTTGGGCTGAAAAGACAAGAAATACATTCCACCTGAATTCATTTTGGTGTGTAAGccttttaagaacacttcagACATCAGCTAGAAGGCCTCTTCCACCTTACTGACCATTTACTACTTATATGTCTCATGGTAGCTTGTGTCAGGCTGTCAGATTGATGGTGGTGTCTGGCTCAGAGGAGGCTACTTACCTGCTATCCCAGATGAGGGAAGAGCTTCACAATGATGGGCATGTGCAGACTCAGGATTTTTAACTGTAAAATCATAAAAAGAGCCTTCTGCCTTCTGAAAGTGGACATGGGCAATAAAGAGAACCAATGACAAAAGATACAATAGTAATTTGCTGTGCAGTCTTGAACTTTACCAGCATATCTGGCACAGTTTATTTTAGCATccctttaaatttgtttttaaagagcaaCAAACCCACAAATTGCCCCTGTTGTGGTCTAATATGGTCTAAATTTGATCAGTTCTATTCTTGAAGCTTCAGTGTCTCAAgatcataattaataataaagtttaTAAAATGGTACTTGTCCCATTATAAATTGCATTCATCAGGCATCTGCTGGAGAAACCTATAGAGACAAAAAAAACTttgcttgtaattttttttatttttaaggatatTAAAGTTCCCAAGGAGATTTGGTACTGGACAGAACCTGAGCAAGAAGAAAAGGAtcaagaggaggaagaaaaggatgaATACAAAGGTTCAGACTTAAGTGTGAGTGCTGAAACATAAGTTAGTATGAAGCTGTCTTCATTTGTAaaacgtgtatgtgtgtgtgtatatatacatatatataacaaAATCAAAGTTCTAATAAGTGGCCTCTCTTTCTGCCTTGCAAAGTGATTTTGCAATATTATTAGGTGGAGTATAAAGCATGATTATACTGATTTGGagtaaaagcaaaattaaatggTAACACTACCTCACctttgggccaagattttcaagagagtAGTGATTTTGCATGTCTTATTTTTAGGTACCCAATTTGACACTTGATGGGTCtagttttcagaaaatgctgagtaaTTGCCTCTAAAAAAAAGCTGGGCCTTCaaattagtcacttttgaaaatcatgtccTTTATGCCCAAGAACCCACCACTCTTGTTATTTTAATGAACTCAGCCTATGGCGGAGATGGGTGATAAAAGAATCCCATCAAGAACATCATTCACTTGAAAGAAGGTATTTTTAGTTGTTCAGTAGATGAAAATAAAGAACAGCCAACATCCTTTAAACAGCTAGCTCGCCATAGATCATTGGCGCACCACAGGCCACAATTTGGAGACTTCTGGTATAGTATCAATTACGGTGTACTAAGGTTTCCATGTTTTTGATTGCTGTATCATGTGATCTTTTCTTAGTGAGCCCTTTTTAGCACCAGAACTATTGATTAGCACCCCAGCAGCCCATCCCAGACTGTTTGATTGTGATTCCTACTCAAAGCTGTAAAATATATTTCTCTGTAGGTATTTGAGAAGTTGCAAATCCTGACTGCCTATTTAAGAGAAGAGCATCTTTATTGTATCTGGTGTGGAACAGCATATGAGGGTAAAAGTTAAATCCATCTTGGATATAATTTTCCTTTGGTTATGGATTTGGAGCCGTATCCTGCAATTCTTATTTCTTtatcccagcaaaactcccatggaggCCAGTGTCACTAATGTTATCCTTGAAAGTAACTTTTGTATTTATTGGCTGGATTCAGTCATTTCTCCTTTCTTGAATTTCAGAACTAGTGAATGATCAATATTGGGCTCCAAATCAGTATTTTGTGGCCAAATTGGTAACGTTGTCCTCTGAAACATCCCTCATCAGTCCCACATGTACCACCTTTCTATTTTATAAGTTTATAAGAACTTCAAACTACAACACTATTTGGAATTAACTTAATCTGTTTGTACTGTTTCTCCATCACCTTTTTTCTGACTCTCCACCCCTCTCTTTTTAAATAAGGTTTAGAAGATTGTAGATCTTTTCTTCCCATATCTGAAATATTAACCTTCTTTTCCTTTATACTGTAGAGGCTGCAGATTTATCTTCAAACTGCCCTGGAGACAGTTCAGCAGATCATGACTAAAATCTTCGTAATAAAAGGAACTCTGGAAAAATATTGTTGATTCACAGCagtattttaaaatctctccATGAGACATAAAGAATTCACACACGTACTGCTGGTGGAAATACATATTGAAAGGTTCAGAGCACACACTTTTGAAAGCACAGAAGCAGTTGtagattttagattttttttttaaagtgaagctAGTCATTGAACTCATTATTTAATAAGAATTACAGATTTAcatatgtacttaactttaaataATTTAGGTGCAGGCAGGAGTTTTGCAGATTTCTGCCAAACTAAAAACTGCAATTCCAGTCTTGCACCTCAGAGGACAGGTAGCTAACTGCACCAAATTGTTATGGTTTATGATATCTGTACACCTCCAGTTGGAGGTACCTAGGTTCGTACTGCTAAAttcgtgtgtgtgtatgtgtgtgattgTGGACAGATGGAGATTTGAAATGGACAGTACTTGACTTTGTAACCAACATTTTAAAGGCTTCCTTGGGGGGGGAAATATTGGTAAAGTCTTTATAGTAGACAGTGTTAGACACGTCATTtaatatgcatccttcatgagGATGTCTGATTTGAATCATAAGTTTATTTTTTGTCAACATAATCAGCCAGATATATGAACTCTGCTGGTTGAAAATAGTCTGACCTTGCACAAAGTATTTGGCTTCATCAATCTCTATTGCTTAATGTAAATATGGATGTTTGTATAGAAACTCTAAAAATACCCACTAAATTGATGAAATTTAAAGTGTTTTGTTCATAATTAAACTGCTTTTTGTAACTATCTTTTTGTCCAACTTGGTTCCATTCAGTCAATACCTATTGAACAGTAGCAGCATTGTCCATGAGCAGCAACTGCTAGTGGAAGTAAATCTATAACAATTACAGAAAAAGGAGCTGAACTAGAAGAATTAGCTTTTACTGTAAAGCAGGCAGTAGCTTGTGTTAGATACATCACAGCACTGGAGTGAGACAACCACCTACACATCAGTTGTGGTGAACAGAGACTTTACTGTCGTAAATCTTGAAGTTTAATGGGCAAGTGAGAGGACCTCTTCATTATTGCATGCCAGCTGCCAAGGAAAAATGTGCCAGTAAGCTGTAACAAGGCACATTCACGTCTCAGAAGCACCCCCTTTGTTGAGTGTACGTGCCTGCACTCTGTTTGTGGtaggtcttcagtgactcagccctctggtcaAGTCACACAGTCTGAATGTGAAACGCAAACAAACTCCTTCCAGGGAAAACAGTCTAAAAGGGGCCTATCCCAGTATCCCATGGTTGGAATGTCTCTGTAGCCCTCCCGGGGCTTGGCTCACAATCAATCCAGTAGTCCCCCAATCCTGGTATGGGGGCTTTGCCACtagggctttctccctggagactCTTCACCCTCTTAGGGCCTTTCtggccacagcctcccttggccCCATACTGTCCTAAGCCTTACCTCGGGGATCCTTCTCACTCTCccctgctctgtccaaggtcctGCAGCTCCCTCAGCCAGTTACACATCATCcatgctcctccagctccagctagGAACTCAACTTACTCTTGCCCTGCAGCTTGTcttataccaggggttctcaaactgggtgccGGGACCCCTCAGGCAggcgcgaggttattacatgggggagttgtgagctgtcagcctccaccccaaaccccgctttgccttcagcatttataatggtgttaaatatataaaaaagtgtgtttaatgcATAaggggggagtcacactcagaggcttgctgtgtgaaagaggtcaccagtacaaaagtctgagaatccCTGTCTTATACTGACTTGCTGGACGCTGACACAGCCATTCTAGGCAGCTTGAAGGATCCTCTCCACTACCCTtttctgggacagggtgtggcAGGGCACAAGACCTTCAGCAGATGGCCTCATATACTCTGTCACAGATGACTATTACAGAACTTTCCCTGAGAGGAAAGGAAATCCAATTAGGTGGCTTTTCTCTGTGCTAGGATATACTCTCACTGGCATCTTGAGTCACTAGAAAAGAGGAATTAGTCCAAAACAGGAAGATgtcaaacatttgttttaatggGGAAGAAAGCACTTACATtcacctcaggaaaaaaaaaaaaaaaaaagaagagcaaaAGCTTACATTTATTGTCATTTGTTAcagaagaatccaccacaagttTAGAATTTATATAAAACTAAACAGCAGCAGGCCAGCAACAAATTTCCCTACCTCAGAGAGCACACACTTAGGAACACATGTGCTTGCCTGCAGTGGTTGGGGTTTTTCTAAGGAGTACTATTCATTCTAATAGAAAGCCAGGCAATGCTAATACTTGATCAGTATAAGAACAAAAATTATGACTTTATTCACTGTTTCTAAGAATCAGAATAGCTATCTACAAACATAATATTGTAAATTTGGGCCCTATTtttgcaatgagctctgtgtagGTGGACCAATGGGTCCCTACACAGGCACAAGGATATCACCAGGCAGATCCCTGCTCACTGCAAGACTAGGGCCTTATTTTCTAAGaacaggttttaaagaatggTTATGCTACCCTTTGGCACTGATATGTTGCAGTGATGAAAGCATTAAAAATGCCTATGACCGCCTGATTCCTACCTCCAACTGCTTTTTATAAGTACAGCCAGGACTTTTCTATTAAAACATGCCCCCCAAAAATCTAAAGTGCTTGAACTATGCAACCAAATGTGAAAGACCCAAACTGAACCCCTTGATCTTACAGGGGATGGGAAAGTGAAGCTGCAGAGGCAAGTGAAAGGCTCAGAAATTGGGCACCTCTAGGACAGAGTTGGTAtcctgggggaagagagaaagattgGGAAGGCAGGGAGGAGATGGTATTTACTGGGctcgctctccctctctccacaaCTTATTGGAGATTGTTTCCTTGCTCTGAAGGTCCCTTGGCCTCCTATTGATAGCACCCTCCACAACCACTTGGTCTGCGGCACCTGCCTCACCACAACTCATATCcatgcagaggtgctggaactaggaatgCTGGGAATACGGCAGCACccgctggcttgaagtggtttccatcatatacagagtt from Chelonoidis abingdonii isolate Lonesome George chromosome 3, CheloAbing_2.0, whole genome shotgun sequence includes the following:
- the GPATCH11 gene encoding G patch domain-containing protein 11, with translation MEEEDDYMSDSFINVQQDVRPGLPMVRHVKEAIQKEEKQREANQKNRQKSLKEEERERRDTVLKSALGNENKGFALLQKMGYKSGQALGKSGEGIVEPIPLNIKTGRGGLGHEELQKRKAEERLENYRRKIHMKKQADEDAADQFRKRFKSKHEERKLEGDLRKSQRACQQLDTQKDIKVPKEIWYWTEPEQEEKDQEEEEKDEYKGSDLSVFEKLQILTAYLREEHLYCIWCGTAYEEAADLSSNCPGDSSADHD